ATGTGGTGCATCAAAATATCCGAACCGCATATCCTATCAAGTAAATACCTCAACCAATCAAAACAATTAAACATTATCGTTGAAAGAACAGAATTTGTGCTGTGAAGGACAGTTCAAACATTGGACAAACGTTATCCTCCACTACAACACAAAGGTTTTTTGTTCGAGGCACGTCCTCTCGATGAAGCCCAGAGACTGCCTGACACTTCCCGTGAGCTATCGCATACAAATGTAAAGGAGCATCTGGCAGGCTCACGCTACTTACCGTTTCCATGGTGGCGGTGAGCTCCGTGGCGCTGCGTCCCTGCGGCCAGGTATGTGCCTGGTTGTTGCGACTGGCTCTCCGGGAAGCCGCCGCGGCCGCCGTGGTGCGGCGGCCAGCCGGCGTTGCTCTGCTGCGGGAAGCtcatccctcctcctcctcctcctcctcctcctcctcctcctacgcCAGCGCTCATCATGCTTCCGTTACCGAGCACATTACCGCCGCTGTTACCTCCTGGGGGATTGCTCACGGCGAAATGATAGAAGCTGGACCGGGACCGAGAGCGTGTCCTCGGGGGGTCCATTGGTTGACTACGGCGGACGCGGAGCGCGGCGGAGGTGGTGATGGTGGAAAAGTCGGCTCGAGACTCAAAACAGGAACCTCGTCCGTCGGACAGCTTCCCAGTCTCACTTTAAGCGAGTTAGCTCGGAACACGTTCTTAACCCGATAGTGCTATCTaatgcatttgaaatatgtGCTTTTTACAAGACAGTTGACACTTTTACAACCAAAAAGTgataatcccccccacccccaaaaaagaccaaaCAAAAAGAGGTTAAcactagtctttttttttcttcacagggTGAGCACTGAAGTAGACTATGGCCACTGAAATTTTCACACAAAAGTCAACACATTCGGTTTAATACGAATTGACTTCTGTTCGATACAAGCTAAATTATTCGCGCATGTACCAGCGAGATTTACTGGACGAGTTAAAGCCCTCACAGCAGCAACATGGCTAAGCTACCGGGCGTTAGCGACGAACAAGAGAACCAACGAGTGCGAACTGTGACACTATTGCCGCCTTAactttttgattttcaattacaCGAACTAAGAAACCTACCCGCAAGTGGTAAATTTCCACCCGCGGCGACGGTAGGCTATAATAGAACGTTCATTGGCATAATGTCGGAGTTAGCACAAGCTAACAGGAAGCTTGCTCCGGCaggaaaaacaagtcaaaacagTGGCGACGTTTAGCGGGGACAAAACGTCGTGTTATGGCGACGTAAAACCGGCAAACTGTGTTTCACAGACGTGCGGCGTCTTCCCCGGATACCATATGTTGAAAATATTACCGTTTTATTCGCGTCAATTAAATCCCCTTCTTGCGCACGATATCAAATGTTTTCTTCGGTCAGCAGGGAGTGTAGTGGAGATCAATCAATGGGAAGTTCATACTATGTCCAGTCACTCTCAACAGATCACAGAAACACTATACGGCGCCTACCTGCCTTGTTTTGGGGGCAAATCCCCCACATATAGCGTCTACGTAGAATTAAGATCATTCAAGTCCGtacgaaaacaaaataaatgtgacaaaataatacaatgattGAATGCAACCGCAATGTTGTTTGCGGATTCGATTAGCAATGCCTAGCAAGACTCTTGCAGGCAGTCTCCCAGTTCGTTAATAATTCAACAGCTTCAAACCTGAAATACTACAGTACTAACCGTACAATTAAACGATACGAACACGTTGGGTTTCGTGTTGTCATTTCGAGTAGCAAGAAAAATTAACCATACATTTTATTATGGCACCTAAGAGCCATCATCTGTTTACAATTCCAAACTGAAGCACCAATTTCGGAGGCTCTATCTATAATAGAATTCCCAACAAGCAGTATATAACTATTTTCGCTGATTTGGAGGAAACATTGTTTCCAATGGCATGTTTAATTTTACATGGGTTAATTATACCCATGGATGTGTTTATTATACTGTGCGGCcaggtggttgactggttagcgcttcggcctcacagtgcagagctgtacgcccttcctgagtggagtttgtatgttcaccccgtgcctgcgtgggttttctcggggtattcccacattccaaaaacacgtgtggcaggttaatggaacactaaattgtgcTTAGGTGTGAGGTgtggttgttcgtcaatgtgtacactgcgattggctggcaaccagttcagcgtgtacCCCGCTTATTGTCTGccatgacagctgggatcggctccagcacgccccacgatCCTTGGGAGGATAAGcggagcagaaaatggatggatggatgaatggagtgGGAGCCCATGGAAATCTTGGGGTCTCTGGCAATTGCCTGCGTTTCCCTGAGGTATAAGTACGCCCCTGATTATTCCAAATTTTATCATCCAGTTTACACAGGTTTGTGTTTTAATATTTATGCGTTTGCAAGTATTGGTGAGAAATCTCACAAGTACATGTCTGCATTGAAAACACTTGTTCAATAATTAACCTGGCTTATATTTGAAGGCTTCACGCGGATTCTGATCGTGTGGTGTATGATGTAAGAGGGGTTTTCTTTTTGGGAGGTGTTAAATTATATTGACTACTTCCTCATTTATATATCACCCAAGTGCTTCCTCATTCTCACCAACCTGACCACATGATGACCGAATGAAAAGGGGGCTGAATAAGCTTGAATCTGTCACTATTTTCAGGAACACCACAAGGAAAGCACAGGGAAGCAGCTATGCAGATGCTCTGATGAGTTTCTGGACTGCATCGAAGTGAATTGAGGTCAATTTGGATTAAACCAGGATTGCAGAAGCTCCAAGAACGCCTAGAATTCAGAATTATGTCTGTGCCCCCCAGAGTGGTCTACAAGCGGCGGGCCCATATCACAGCTCTGCCTCTCTACTACTCAGGGCACCTGCTCAAGAAACACTCCTACGAGACGGTAAGGGCAAATGATGAGAACTGACTTGGGAAAAAAGGAATGCACTGTGCAGCTTAGTTAACCTAATGACATCTATCATCTTCAGGATTTCAAGAAGTACTTCGCAGAGCTACGTGGAGACAGCTTATTTCTGTACAAAGATGAAAAGCAGGATACAGTGAGGCCAACTTTTGCATTCCCATTATAGTGATTACTGATTTGTACCCCTcctgctcaaagtcagctgtgatagcctccagctcacccatgaccctgAAAAAGATTTGTagtttaaaaatggatggatggatgaatacttTGACATGATGTCTACTTGTAGATTCAGTGAAGTGATTTTAATGAAGTCCTCCCTCCGTCAGTACACAGAGAAGCTGAATCTGCTGCAGCTGAGGTCCATGCAGTTAGCATCTACATATCAAAGGAAGATGTCCACAATCTTCACCCTGATGATGCACACAGATGAGATCCACTTGAAGGTGTTATGCAGTTGAAAAACGAGGCTATCATGCGATAACTgcaatttatttgtgtgtgtgtgtggggggagggggggagcgagagagagagagagagagagagagagagagacacaaacacacacacattcttttattcctttattttttgggggctgaacAGATAGAAAACCCTGATACAGGAGAAGAGTGGCGGAGTTACATCATGACCATTGTCAAAGTGAGTAAACTAATACTTTTAGACACTCTATTACCTGGAAAATTGTTTCGAGCTCAGCAAGCCATATGCAATGTATGGCAATATTTTATCATCTTTGAAAAtcactctgttaaaaaaaacaaaaacagatgacTCTATTGTATTTTGAGAATGCATATGATGCAGTCATAAAATCATTGTTCAAAATATCACGTCATGGGCACTTGGGGGAACAGGAGTAGTGTGGATGAGCAGATGGATAGCAGGATTGGATGGATGGGGATTTTGGAGTTCCTTTTGATTGACATAATCACTGCCAGTATGCGAGGGACGAACACACAGTGCACCCAAACCAAGGACCATTTGTACATCTGGTCAACAATTAACTAACCCATTTAAACACAAACTTcctttgagtttttgttttattttgtacacGGTTTCGGTTTCAATGAGACAATAGTATCTCGTAAGGCATGTAAGCACTTACTTTGGATCAAACATAATGAATGATGGGTAGTAGTAGTTTCTTTCATTCCTTCTATTCATCAATCATCCATGTTTATACCGTTAGATGTAAAGTAAATCTATGTCATCCCATAGAAAGAGATTCCCAGTCAGATACAGCTCCTGCCAGGCCAAAGGTTACTGCTTGAAGATGCTCTGGCTCAGGAGAAAATGAGAAAGTCCCAAGTAAAGAAACCCCCACTTCCTCCTCGACCGGCCCACCTTCTTGGACCCGCTGCATCCGTCCCTCCACAGAAGGACACGTCTGACCACAGCAGTCCAGAGATGTTACCGTGACTATGATttgtttctttccttctttatgtgtgtgtgtatatatatatatattatatatatatatacacacatatatatatgtgtgtgtgtaatttccccattgcgggacaaataaaggatatcttaatatatatatatatatatatatatatatatatatatatgtatatatatatatatatatatgtatatatgaactgtatgtatgtatgcagtgtatatatatatatatatatatatatatatatatatatatatatatgaatgaaaaaataacacatgccgtgtgacatatatatatatacactgcatacatacatacagttcatatatacatacatatgtatgttttttttttttttttgtccagccaTTACATTTTGACTCTGAATCTTTCAGGTGTTTCTTCAATGTGACTCGACAGGAAGCCGAGCAGATGTTGAGGCAGAACCCGGAATATGGAGGCATCATCCTCCGCCCATCCACCATGGCCAACAATTATGCCCTCACTCTCAGACAAGTCACAGCCAAGTACGTGACTGAGTCTAATTAACAAGTACTTTAGTGTCAGATACAAGACCCGGAATTGCTAAGAGTATTCTAAGAGTATCCTATATGCTTAGAGCATCATAATAATGatcagattggaaaaaaaacaggcaatgtTCGACAGTATTAGCATTTAAGGCACTAACTTGTCAAGGGacaagtaaaaaatatatactgtatataaacaaTTCTAATCTTATGAGTTTTAATGTATGTATCTTTTTAGTGAACAAGTTTGAATAGGCATTGCAGTAATAATAACTTGTGTTTTAGGGGGCCTGTCATGAAGAACTACAGGTTGATCTGCACCAAGTCAGGATTTATCATTCAATTGGAAACACCAGTATGTTCTTAGAGCTTTCACATTATTACCATAATGtattataaataatacaaattcaACCACCGCTTGAATGGTGTAAACGTCCACTTCAATTGATTTAGCAGAAATTCTGAGGGagcactttattaggtacacactTGCACAACCCAAGAGTCACATCCAAGAGCTGTATGAGAAATTTTGCCTTTAACCAAAGATAGTCAAATTCAAATACAAAAGTTCATACTGCAATTTTTTGTGACTACACTAGCAGTAGTGATGCATCACCTGACAGCAGTGTGTAgtattttttccctccaaaagcATCACAAACAGCTATGCGAATGACGTGCAATTCTGCAGCACTACAAACTTCAACCACAGTAACAAATAATTAGAGAACAATAATGTCATAAATATGCTTTGACATTGTAGTGGACACCGTGGTTAATTACGATTTTGGTCTGACTCACACAGTCTGTTTCACTTCAGGTGACAGTCTCCTCCCTGCGGGAGGTACTGGAATATTTTCTTGAGAAGACAGAATACAGCCTTCATCCTTACATGCCGGGTGACATCTATGACACTCGTATCGGTGAGCACAGCATGGGCTCAGTGACAGCCTAAAACAATTGTTCCAACGACTGAAATGTGATCATataatatttgaaaatgagTATTAAATGAGTACGCAAGtgtggagctgtcaatttgcagtAACATTATTTAAACTGGCAAATATGTTCAAACGTACGTATAGGCCAAATGCAACAATGCCACGGGCTTTTAACTTCCACATGCGCAACCCCGTGGCATTTTGGGATAACAATGACAAACGTAAATCATGCATTGCAGACAAAATACAACCAGGAACTTATGAATGAACAAtgttcacttattttttttcatgtattggtTTAATGTTGGCAAAGTGATACCCCCCAAACCCCTTTTTCTGAGTCATGCACGCGCAACCCAATCGTTCAATCGTGCGTATGTGAGAGCATTTCACTGGCGAATATGAGTAAAATATTAATTTAGTTGCGAAtgtgagagcatttcagtaAGTGTGAGGGGTCATACTTAATTATGTCATCTCATACTTACAGAGGTGATACCTCCTCgctcaagacaaaaaaatgtacccAAGGCACAAGTGGCACCCGTGATGCCTTCACAGACCAAGCCTGGGGAAGGAGAATATGTGCGCCCTGATGATCACAACTTGAATAAAGGTGCAAacgtgtttgtgttcaaatgaacTGACAgtctaaaatattttcaaatagtTCAGCTGGATGAAGAACTGTGACAAGTTGTATGACTGCGTAGTAACTACAATCAGAAAACCCTCACTGGCACAGCATCATTTCACATGCCAAGGACGTCCGTGTGACATTTATattgtgttcatttattttgtaattgagAGAATACTATATGTCTTTTCCTTGAGAATGTCTTGCCTGGAGCTATTTGTTTGAGGACTACAGAAGGTAACTGCAATGTAATCCAATTTGTCTTCTATGATTCCACCTATATTCAATCTTTTTGGTTTATGGACTTTTAAATACCACAGTGTCCTATCAAAATAGTTTTATAGAATTAGTCACTTCATGAAGATGAAATAAGATAAAGTGAACTCTTTTAATGTGACAGTACTGTAGTTACATACAGTTTATTAGCATTGGGTGTTTGCCAGAATAAATAACTAATGTTAATTCTGATAAGaactggagtaaaaaaaaaagattccaagatgatgattttttaaaaattatttcataATTTAATTTTCACACTAACACAAGCAAGTCAAATGTTCTAATATTTGTATACGTTTTATTATGGGTCTCTTCATCGGTACCATGGATCATGTTATAGGTTTAAAGAATGTAGACCGTCCATCACTCTTTAAAGACACAAAGACTCagcaaaatatataatttaaaaaacctTTTCATCTCTTCCTTCATTGTCATGTGAATCAGAGTGCTAGTCTGCACATTTTGTCAAGCATTCTTTTTTGTCATACTTTTTAGGGAGGCTAATCagatgaagaaataaataaaatgtctctaATAACTTAGCATCTGCGGgttccaaaataaaaagaaaaacagaataaaTTAGGAGTTTGTGTCCCTCTTGTCCATTCAAGTGACATTACTTCTCGGTGAGTGATAGTTGCAGGATCCTCTcgagctcctcctcttcctctttacgCTTCCTGTGAAATGTTAGCAAATCATCAAATTCAATAAAATGTCAACTCAATATTGATCTACAAAGATGTCTAGATGGCGCAGTCTAAGGTGGTGATCACAATTCTGGAACCAGATTACGGTAAACCCCAGTTGTGTGCAGGGTTCACAGCCTTATACTGTATCCTCTGCAAAGTAAGACTATCATCGCAGTTTACTGAGGAGTTGTGACTGTCTCCATGTACATCTGTTTTATAAAGCTCCTAGGTGGCCAAAATGTGCACACCAGAAGATGCAACACAATATGatttgaattgaagcaaaaaaaaaaaaagtactgcctCTTTACATTTTATTAAGTACTGTATGTCATTACTGTAGTACAATATTAGAgaggtgtacttttttttaattaagaaaacctttattagtctcgcaatggagaaattccagattcacagcagcaaagttatgaagggaagaagtagaacaacaaaaaaataggagctgctggaaaggcagccactctcgcggcgccattttgaagtcaaaataacaaaaataacacaagacaacacataggacagagacagtaaAGAGTTATTTAGGTGTCTTTAGCAGAAACGGATGATTGGCATTGCTATTCATTTCAAGAGGAAAAGAGTATATGAGATATAAGTGTTTTGAGCTCCGAGTGTGGTGAAGGAACAAACTAAACTCAAGGCCACTGTATTTCATCTTTCCGATTAGCCGgggctttggcaccatcttctGGCATTTTAGAGCATGATAGAACGAGCACAAAAAGTGGGAAAGTGAGTTCTTTCAGCAGAGAGTTGAAAATTTCACAGAAAGAACAATGGGCTCTCTGTAACTATGTGTACTGTGTCGGTAAAGGGAAACTAATAAAACTGGCGGTACTGATAACTGTctaaaaagcaaatgaaaactaAAAGCTAATAAACTCTTCCTAGAGGACAACCTCACCTGTCGATCTCCTCCTGCTCACGGCATGACAGCTCCATGGCCATGCGCAGCTGCTCATCGAAGCTGCTCGCCCCACCAAAGTGCCCTGATAACGGCGGCTCGGTCACTGTGTTGTAAGAGAGAGGATAATTGGTGGTGGGGTTCAACGGGGAGTCTGGTGGGGACTGGCTGGGGTCCTGTGCGtcaactcctcctcctctgctaGCCAACGAGCTGCACAAAGACTCCTGAATGGCCCTGTTTAAAAGAGGCACAAATAGTGAGGAAAGAGAGAAAGACATCACTGCTGGGCCTCAGTACAGGATGATTGGGAGTAGTAGCTGCTTCCCGAGTGTGTTGAAAGGAAGCCCTAATGACAGAGTTCTATTCACAGATGCTTAATTACATTCCTTAATTCCTTTCTTTCACCAAATTAGACAGGGACCATCATGTTTTTAGAGAACTGACTTCCACATTGACAAAATTGGGGGGTTCACCTCTCAAGCTGAGGATCTTCCTCATAGAGAGGCGACTGAGGTCCTGGACGACTGTTGGTCAGGGCCTCCCAGATGGTCACCTAAAAGAAAATTAAGACGATAAAAAGTAAGAGTGTATCTGTGACAAACAACATGCTTCATTGCTTTGGCCAATGACAGTGTCAGCAGATACCGCAAGAATTTGCCAGGATTTCATACAAAAGTATGAGTGATCATATGCTCGAATTAGATCCAACCACTAAAAGTCTTTGCAGTGGACAAACGACAAACCCAAACTATTCCTCTGCAACTAAGGTGTGGTACAATGATTGTCCATGGTCTTCAACTTTTCAAAATTCTTAGTTTACTGTAGAAGAATGACATTGTGAGAATGAAAGTGCCGATTAGTTGAAGCGGTGACTGAGGTTGCGTCGTTAACCTGGTCACTCTCTGTGCCAGCGTCCAAAAGGCTCTGCTGGATGGCAAACTGCAGCAGGTTGTCATCCTCATCTCTCATTGGCTCACTGCGCCCCGGTCCAAGCGTGGTGTAGTCTGCTGGGGGCTCAAACACCGAAGGGTTCACCTCGCAGTGGAAGGGAGCGGCCGACTGCCCTGAGGAGACAGTTTACCACAAAATGGAAATGGAGATGACTACTCCATGCGCGTTTTATGGCTCAGGGTTTCGTAAATGTATGTGATTTGGCCAACAAGGCACACGACTGAACCACATAAAACTTTGAACAATGCCACAGAAGGTGATTTTGGAAAATTCCTTTCTGACCACCTGAAATGTCATCAACAGCCACTTTTAACTTTGACTGAATTGTAGGCAACTTTTTCACTTGCCAAGCTATTGTAGCGCCAGTGTGATGTGTGTATTTCTTTGATGTTTTAAGTTTTTGTGAAATTTTACCGAAaag
This window of the Hippocampus zosterae strain Florida chromosome 1, ASM2543408v3, whole genome shotgun sequence genome carries:
- the LOC127603381 gene encoding signal-transducing adaptor protein 1-like isoform X2, which gives rise to MSVPPRVVYKRRAHITALPLYYSGHLLKKHSYETDFKKYFAELRGDSLFLYKDEKQDTYTEKLNLLQLRSMQLASTYQRKMSTIFTLMMHTDEIHLKIENPDTGEEWRSYIMTIVKKEIPSQIQLLPGQRLLLEDALAQEKMRKSQVKKPPLPPRPAHLLGPAASVPPQKDTSDHSSPEMLPCFFNVTRQEAEQMLRQNPEYGGIILRPSTMANNYALTLRQVTAKGPVMKNYRLICTKSGFIIQLETPVTVSSLREVLEYFLEKTEYSLHPYMPGDIYDTRIEVIPPRSRQKNVPKAQVAPVMPSQTKPGEGEYVRPDDHNLNKAG
- the LOC127603381 gene encoding signal-transducing adaptor protein 1-like isoform X3; translation: MSVPPRVVYKRRAHITALPLYYSGHLLKKHSYETDFKKYFAELRGDSLFLYKDEKQDTYTEKLNLLQLRSMQLASTYQRKMSTIFTLMMHTDEIHLKKEIPSQIQLLPGQRLLLEDALAQEKMRKSQVKKPPLPPRPAHLLGPAASVPPQKDTSDHSSPEMLPCFFNVTRQEAEQMLRQNPEYGGIILRPSTMANNYALTLRQVTAKGPVMKNYRLICTKSGFIIQLETPVTVSSLREVLEYFLEKTEYSLHPYMPGDIYDTRIEVIPPRSRQKNVPKAQVAPVMPSQTKPGEGEYVRPDDHNLNKVQLDEEL
- the LOC127603381 gene encoding signal-transducing adaptor protein 1-like isoform X1; amino-acid sequence: MSVPPRVVYKRRAHITALPLYYSGHLLKKHSYETDFKKYFAELRGDSLFLYKDEKQDTYTEKLNLLQLRSMQLASTYQRKMSTIFTLMMHTDEIHLKIENPDTGEEWRSYIMTIVKKEIPSQIQLLPGQRLLLEDALAQEKMRKSQVKKPPLPPRPAHLLGPAASVPPQKDTSDHSSPEMLPCFFNVTRQEAEQMLRQNPEYGGIILRPSTMANNYALTLRQVTAKGPVMKNYRLICTKSGFIIQLETPVTVSSLREVLEYFLEKTEYSLHPYMPGDIYDTRIEVIPPRSRQKNVPKAQVAPVMPSQTKPGEGEYVRPDDHNLNKVQLDEEL